CACGCTCAATTCTCTGAAGTGGTTGTTTCTATCCTTGATGAAGGAAATACCATTCGTTTTTGCGATCAAGGCCCTGGCATCACCAATAAAGAAAAGGCAACTCTTCCGGGGTTTACGTCTGCTATAGAACCAATGAAACAATACATCCGAGGGGTCGGAAGCGGACTGCCATTAGTAAAAGAGTATCTTGATATTTCTCATGGCTCCATAACGATAGAAGACAACCTCACAACGGGAGCAGTAGTCACCTTAAGCATGAAAGAAATACCAGCTCATCATACACAAATAGGATCCACCTCGTATAATACGTATACCCAACCATCATCGCATAACGTACAGCTACCTCATACAAACAATTACTCGTTTACCCCAACTACCAGCAACGGAACACCCATACCTCCTCTTTCAGATCGAGAAAAAATGGCTCTTACGATATTTGCCCATGAAGGTGCTGTAGGAGTCAGTGAATTATCTCAAATGATGAATATCGCCATGTCGAGTACGTATGCGCTGATGGTTAAGCTCGAGCAAAATAATCTTATTGAAACCGTTGCGAAGAAAAAAAGAATTCTTACCGACTATGGTGACGCCGTTTATCAAAAAATAGCGGAAATATAAAATTCTTACTGCTTGTTTTGAGATTACCCATTCGATACTAATGTTTCCGCAGGTAATTGATCTA
This genomic interval from Cryptobacterium curtum DSM 15641 contains the following:
- a CDS encoding ATP-binding protein, which codes for MEDTAKASNTSFDYSFVPTKARVAVYDDPKMAPRIIDIDPAPTAEYIEKLADCVDEQKRKLGGKIPYSAIREMSENFIHAQFSEVVVSILDEGNTIRFCDQGPGITNKEKATLPGFTSAIEPMKQYIRGVGSGLPLVKEYLDISHGSITIEDNLTTGAVVTLSMKEIPAHHTQIGSTSYNTYTQPSSHNVQLPHTNNYSFTPTTSNGTPIPPLSDREKMALTIFAHEGAVGVSELSQMMNIAMSSTYALMVKLEQNNLIETVAKKKRILTDYGDAVYQKIAEI